The nucleotide sequence TAAAGAATTTTTATTTAGAAAGTATCCCAATTTTTTATAACGATAAGCTATAGCTGCTCTTCCACTTCTAGCTGTAAGAATTATTGAAGATTTATTAATTCCAACATCTTCTGGATTAATACTTTCATAAGTTTCTCTTTTTTTAAGAACTCCATCTTGATGAATTCCAGAAGAATGAGAAAAAGCATTAATTCCTACTATAGCTTTATTAGCTTGTACTTTCATTCCCATACATTCTGATACTAAATTACTTGTAGAATAAATTAATTTTGTATTAATATTAGTAAATAAATTTAAATGAGAATTTTGTTTAATAATCATAACAATTTCTTCTAAAGAAGTATTCCCAGCTCTTTCCCCAATACCATTAATAGTACATTCTATTTGTTCTGCTCCATTCATAATACCAGACAATGAATTGGCTGTAGCTAATCCTAAATCATTATGACAGTGAGTAGATAATATAACTTTATGAATCCCTTTCACATTTTCTTTTAAAAAACGAATTTTATTTCCATATTCTTCCGGTAAACAATATCCTGTTGTATCAGGTATATTAATAACGGTTGCTCCATTTTTGATCACATTTTCGCAAACTTTGGCTAAAAATTCATTTTCTGTTCGCCCTGCATCTTCAGCATAAAATTCTACATCTTCTACAAATCTTTTTGCATATTTTACCGCATATATAGCTCTTTCTATGATTTTTTCTGGAGTACTATTAAATTTATAACGAATATGGCAATTTGAAGTTCCTATTCCGGTGTGAATTCTAGGCCTTTTTGCGTATTTTAATGCTAGACCTGCTATTTCTATATCCTTTTCTACAGCTCTAGATAAAGCACAAACTATTGTCTGCGATACTGATTTACAAATTTCTTGAACAGATAGATAATCTACTGGGCTTGAGATAGGAAATCCAGCTTCTATCACATCTACCCCTAAAAGCTCGAGTTTATTAGCTATTATTACTTTTTCTTTTGTATTCAGTTGACATCCTGGAACTTGTTCTCCATCTCGTAAAGTTGTATCAAAAATTTGTATTCTATTTTTTTCCATATCATTGGATTATTTTAATCAAAACTATTTTTTCAAAAAATAAAATGGAAATAAATTATTATAATACTTACAATATCTAATTATTAAAATTATATTCTATTTATCTATAAATCATATTAAATATTATTATAAATATTACAATGTCTAATTACAATAATAATAAGTCAGATCATCTTTTATTATTAATTCAAACTTTATCAAAATCAGAAAAAAGAAATTTTAAACTTTATGCGAATCGTATAAGAAAAAATAAATCCGCTAAGTTTATGAAACTGTTCGAAATTATGAGAAAAATGAATTTTTATAATGAACAAAAGATATTAAAAGACACTTCTATAAAAAAAGAGCAATTATCTAATGTGAAAGCTCATTTATATAAACAAATTTTAACTAGTCTTAAAAAATTACAGCATACTATAGAAAACTATGACATCCAAATACGTGAATATTTGGATTTTTCTAAAGTTTTATACAATAAAGGTTTATATATACAAAGCTTAAAATTATTAGGAAAAGCAAAAATTATCGCTAGATCTTGTGAATCCAATACCATTCTTCTAGAATTGGTTGAATTCGAAAAAATGATAGAATCTCAACATATAACTAGAAGTCTTTATTCTAGATCTGGAGAATTATCCGAAGAATCAAAAGAATTAATAGAGAGAATTCAATGTAAAAATGCGTTATCTAGTCTTTCTTTAGAATTGTATGGCTTATATCTAAAGGTGGGATATGTAAGAAACAAAAAAGATAAAATATTTATAGAAACATATTTTCGTACAAATCTTCCAAAATTTGATATTGATAAACTTAGTTTTTACGAAAAGTTATTTTTATTCCAATCTCAAGTATGGTATCATTACATTCAGCAAGATTTTATAATGTGCTATAGATCATCTTATAAATGGATTGAATTGTTTCAAAACTATACAAAATCAAAAAAAATAGCTCCTATAAGTTATTTAAAAGGATATCATTATTTGCTAGATACTTTATTCTATTTGAATCATTATTCAAAATTTATTCATGTATTTAAACAATTTGAAAAAGAAGTGAAAAATGGAGAAATACCTATAAATGAAAATACTAAAATATTAATTTTTATGTATACATATACTAACCGTATCAACAAACATTATATGGAAGGAAGTTTTTCGGAAGGAGTGAAAGAAATAATTCCGTCATTATTTGTAGAATTTAACAAAATTTTCAATCGTTTGGATTCTCATTATATTATGATTCTTTATTATAAAATTGCTTGTTTATATTTTGGTAGTGGAGATAATAAAAATACTATT is from Blattabacterium cuenoti and encodes:
- a CDS encoding 2-isopropylmalate synthase; protein product: MEKNRIQIFDTTLRDGEQVPGCQLNTKEKVIIANKLELLGVDVIEAGFPISSPVDYLSVQEICKSVSQTIVCALSRAVEKDIEIAGLALKYAKRPRIHTGIGTSNCHIRYKFNSTPEKIIERAIYAVKYAKRFVEDVEFYAEDAGRTENEFLAKVCENVIKNGATVINIPDTTGYCLPEEYGNKIRFLKENVKGIHKVILSTHCHNDLGLATANSLSGIMNGAEQIECTINGIGERAGNTSLEEIVMIIKQNSHLNLFTNINTKLIYSTSNLVSECMGMKVQANKAIVGINAFSHSSGIHQDGVLKKRETYESINPEDVGINKSSIILTARSGRAAIAYRYKKLGYFLNKNSLDLVYSIFLQYADEKKEITDIELKAILEKANLNNGKTNQVLHTNANGNSRRINVL